A part of Gemmatimonas groenlandica genomic DNA contains:
- the pdxA gene encoding 4-hydroxythreonine-4-phosphate dehydrogenase PdxA, which yields MRLALTLGDPRGIGPEIAAKALSDPRIAALGASWYVIGPTGTPVPVHESIGAWAPTGHAAADVALAGKLAGLALERAARMALAGELDGIVTAPLDKAALQAGGFDFPGHTEMLAELAGVPATMMLASDRLRVVLATTHIALRDVPAAVTREALLQAAYATRKGLRHDFGIAEPRLALCALNPHAGDSGRFGREDDDLLAPVAKEAGMAGPFPADTVFVRAMRGEFDAVIAPYHDVGMTAIKVASFGSAVNVTLGLPFVRTSPDHGTALDIAGQGVASAESLIAAMRLAVDMVERRRVA from the coding sequence ATGCGCCTCGCGCTCACCCTCGGCGATCCCCGTGGCATTGGCCCGGAGATCGCCGCCAAGGCGCTCAGTGATCCGCGTATCGCGGCACTGGGCGCTTCGTGGTATGTGATCGGCCCAACGGGCACCCCGGTGCCGGTACACGAGTCGATCGGCGCGTGGGCGCCAACCGGCCACGCTGCCGCCGACGTCGCCCTGGCCGGGAAGCTGGCCGGCCTCGCCCTGGAGCGGGCCGCCCGCATGGCGCTGGCGGGAGAGCTGGATGGCATCGTGACCGCCCCGCTCGACAAGGCGGCGCTTCAGGCGGGCGGGTTCGATTTCCCCGGTCACACCGAGATGCTGGCCGAGTTGGCGGGCGTACCGGCGACGATGATGCTGGCCTCCGATCGGCTGCGGGTGGTGCTGGCCACCACCCATATCGCCCTGCGCGACGTGCCGGCGGCGGTGACCCGCGAGGCGCTGTTGCAGGCCGCGTACGCCACCCGTAAGGGGCTGCGCCACGACTTTGGGATCGCTGAGCCCAGGTTGGCCCTCTGTGCCCTCAATCCGCACGCCGGCGACAGTGGTCGGTTCGGGCGTGAAGACGACGACCTGCTGGCTCCCGTGGCCAAAGAAGCGGGCATGGCCGGGCCGTTCCCGGCCGACACCGTGTTCGTGCGCGCCATGCGTGGCGAGTTCGACGCCGTGATCGCGCCGTATCACGACGTCGGCATGACGGCGATCAAGGTGGCGAGCTTCGGGAGTGCGGTGAACGTCACGCTGGGTCTGCCCTTCGTGCGCACCAGCCCGGACCACGGCACGGCGCTCGATATCGCCGGGCAGGGCGTGGCCAGCGCAGAAAGCCTGATCGCGGCCATGCGACTGGCGGTGGACATGGTGGAGCGACGGCGAGTCGCCTAA
- a CDS encoding peptidylprolyl isomerase, with protein sequence MKSYRLSVLAAVAFAVACGAASNPDVAASAGDQQLSVTRLADILGTSQAPLEKDVARSIAELWVNYQLVGVAAAKGDSLSDKKTMDEALWSNIDNIRVKKFYDNVSKGWDTLTPGPDEQRYMNGEALAARHILVKVDANATPEQKVAAQKKAEGIRAEATTANFTKLAAKSDEPGAGERGGDLGLFGKGMMVPEFEKCVLAIKPGEIGPVCATSFGFHVIYRSPYADVAAKFAPVAKQRNVQIAESTYLAKVESSNGVELTSGAAVKAKAIARNPLGYGKDNGKLATYKSGELTASEFANWVAAYPPNSQIRPQLLNAPDSLVEKFVRQIVRNELVLHQADSAKATLDTAELSNLYLNFKNAVTQTWSSLNVEPSKLADSAKAGGDKAKIAAARIESFFDKLIKNEVPFVDVPYPVAHALQKKFAFSINDAGLDKVVEKAKTVRATSDSLKAGKGAPGVPAPGGAPAPMPMPTPDTTKK encoded by the coding sequence ATGAAATCGTATCGTTTGTCCGTGCTCGCTGCCGTCGCGTTCGCCGTAGCCTGTGGTGCCGCGTCCAATCCGGACGTCGCGGCCTCGGCCGGCGACCAGCAGCTCTCCGTGACGCGCCTGGCGGACATCCTGGGCACTTCGCAGGCCCCGCTCGAAAAGGACGTCGCCCGTTCCATCGCTGAGCTCTGGGTGAATTACCAGCTCGTGGGTGTGGCGGCCGCCAAGGGCGACTCGCTCTCTGACAAGAAGACCATGGACGAGGCGCTGTGGTCGAACATCGACAACATCCGCGTCAAGAAGTTCTACGACAATGTCTCGAAGGGCTGGGACACACTCACCCCGGGACCGGACGAGCAGCGCTATATGAATGGCGAGGCGCTGGCCGCCCGTCATATCCTCGTGAAGGTCGATGCCAACGCGACGCCGGAGCAGAAGGTCGCGGCGCAGAAGAAGGCCGAAGGCATTCGTGCCGAAGCGACGACGGCCAACTTCACCAAGCTGGCCGCCAAGAGCGACGAGCCGGGCGCCGGCGAGCGTGGCGGTGACCTTGGCCTGTTCGGCAAGGGCATGATGGTGCCCGAGTTCGAGAAGTGCGTGCTGGCCATCAAGCCGGGCGAGATCGGACCGGTGTGCGCGACGTCGTTCGGGTTCCACGTCATCTACCGCTCGCCGTATGCCGACGTCGCCGCGAAGTTCGCGCCGGTCGCCAAGCAGCGGAACGTGCAGATCGCCGAGAGCACCTATCTCGCGAAGGTCGAGTCGTCGAACGGCGTCGAGCTGACGTCGGGCGCCGCCGTGAAGGCCAAGGCCATCGCGCGCAACCCGCTCGGCTACGGCAAGGACAACGGCAAGCTCGCCACGTACAAGAGCGGCGAACTCACGGCGTCGGAATTCGCCAACTGGGTCGCGGCCTATCCGCCCAACTCGCAGATCCGCCCGCAGCTCTTGAACGCGCCGGATTCGCTGGTCGAGAAGTTCGTGCGTCAGATCGTGCGGAACGAGCTCGTGCTGCACCAGGCTGACAGCGCCAAGGCCACGCTCGATACCGCAGAACTGTCGAACCTGTACTTGAACTTCAAGAACGCCGTTACGCAGACCTGGAGCTCGCTCAACGTCGAGCCGTCGAAGCTCGCCGACAGCGCGAAGGCGGGTGGCGACAAGGCGAAGATCGCCGCCGCGCGTATCGAGTCGTTCTTCGACAAGCTGATCAAGAACGAAGTGCCGTTCGTGGACGTGCCGTACCCGGTCGCCCATGCGCTTCAGAAGAAGTTCGCGTTCTCGATCAACGACGCGGGCCTCGACAAGGTCGTCGAAAAGGCCAAGACGGTGCGTGCCACGTCTGATTCGCTAAAGGCCGGCAAGGGCGCCCCGGGCGTTCCGGCTCCGGGCGGCGCTCCGGCCCCGATGCCGATGCCGACGCCTGACACCACCAAGAAGTAA
- a CDS encoding BatA domain-containing protein, with protein sequence MAFLAPLFLTLATLVGVPLLVHLLRRKVGRTVDFPAVRYLTRMEQEHSRDLKLRHRLLLLLRILAVLALALAAARPIAKLAGLGHAPVSLAIVLDNSMSTGIIGNERSVFDSLRADVRGLLSDLSNDDRAWIVTADGRVIGGSAPSLLEALNGLAPLGGRGDLAAATRRAVGLARSGSPRAPVVAIVSDGQRNAFATDSVVNAGTVPVVVLAHGTGSVRNRAVLAARAEPARWTPSGTVNFAISAPDSADWRLLLDGRTVARGAVASAPVGAPVRLTQRLASNSTGWVRGKVEVDADALRADDARWFAVRVASPPMVAVRSEGGPFLSAALSTLVEEKRLERGAEGAARSVTVAGADAAGVRLPVLLTAPLDPVRIGEANRTLTRLGIPWRFGAIARNLVLARAASSDGAPLDTTAASVSVFEGTPVRLRYPLVYSPGGTTAATSAGAPAIPDTLATAGGSAWAVAGEGYVLIGSPLEPEATELPLRAAFVPWVLEALSRRLGEDGRLIEAVPGEHIAGLRGVTGLESPDGKIVGTNSDRLTVPNEAGVYYLRRQAARIGALVVNPEPEESDVVGMGQGAADSAVAAMRTHIAGRDVTPATSVSAWRTLVFDRAAGHGLLLPLVALALAALLAEAWLARH encoded by the coding sequence ATGGCGTTTCTCGCTCCGCTGTTTCTGACGCTGGCCACCTTGGTCGGCGTGCCGTTGCTCGTGCATCTGTTGCGACGAAAGGTCGGTCGTACGGTGGATTTCCCCGCCGTGCGCTACCTCACGCGCATGGAACAGGAACACAGCCGCGACCTCAAGCTTCGTCATCGGTTGCTGTTGCTGCTGCGCATCCTCGCGGTGCTGGCATTGGCGCTGGCGGCCGCACGCCCGATCGCCAAGCTCGCCGGGCTTGGGCATGCCCCGGTCAGTCTGGCCATTGTGCTGGATAATTCCATGAGCACTGGCATCATCGGCAACGAGCGGTCGGTGTTCGACAGCTTGCGGGCCGATGTGCGCGGATTGCTTTCCGATCTCTCGAACGACGATCGCGCCTGGATCGTGACCGCCGATGGACGCGTGATCGGTGGCAGCGCTCCGTCGCTGCTGGAGGCGTTGAACGGACTCGCGCCCTTGGGCGGACGCGGCGATCTCGCGGCCGCGACGCGCCGCGCCGTGGGACTCGCGCGCAGCGGCAGTCCCCGCGCGCCCGTCGTGGCCATCGTCAGCGATGGGCAGCGCAACGCCTTCGCCACCGACAGTGTGGTCAATGCTGGCACCGTGCCGGTCGTGGTGTTGGCCCACGGTACCGGTTCCGTACGGAATCGGGCCGTGCTGGCGGCGCGAGCCGAGCCCGCGCGTTGGACGCCCTCGGGCACCGTGAATTTCGCCATCAGTGCGCCCGATTCGGCCGACTGGCGCTTGCTGTTGGATGGTCGCACGGTCGCCCGCGGCGCCGTCGCCAGTGCGCCCGTTGGCGCGCCGGTGCGGCTCACGCAGCGATTGGCCAGCAACAGTACCGGGTGGGTACGCGGCAAGGTCGAAGTCGACGCCGACGCTCTCCGTGCCGATGACGCGCGATGGTTTGCCGTGCGCGTGGCGTCGCCGCCGATGGTCGCGGTCCGCAGTGAAGGCGGCCCGTTTCTCTCGGCCGCACTCTCCACGCTGGTTGAAGAAAAGCGACTCGAGCGCGGCGCCGAAGGTGCGGCGCGCAGTGTGACCGTAGCGGGCGCCGACGCGGCCGGCGTTCGCCTGCCCGTATTGCTCACCGCGCCGCTCGATCCCGTGCGCATAGGCGAAGCCAATCGCACGCTCACCCGGCTCGGTATTCCGTGGCGGTTCGGCGCCATCGCACGCAATCTCGTGCTGGCGCGTGCCGCCAGCAGCGATGGCGCGCCGCTCGACACCACCGCGGCATCGGTGAGCGTGTTCGAAGGCACGCCGGTGCGTCTGCGCTATCCGCTCGTGTATTCGCCGGGTGGCACCACCGCGGCCACGAGTGCCGGTGCGCCGGCGATACCCGACACGTTGGCGACCGCCGGTGGATCGGCCTGGGCGGTGGCGGGCGAAGGCTACGTGCTCATCGGATCGCCGCTCGAGCCCGAAGCCACTGAACTGCCGCTGCGCGCGGCGTTCGTACCATGGGTGCTGGAGGCACTGTCACGTCGTCTGGGTGAAGACGGCCGGCTCATCGAAGCGGTGCCGGGCGAACACATTGCAGGGCTGCGCGGTGTGACCGGACTCGAAAGCCCCGACGGAAAGATTGTGGGCACCAACAGTGACCGTCTCACCGTTCCCAATGAAGCAGGCGTGTACTACCTGCGTCGTCAGGCCGCGCGCATCGGCGCGTTGGTGGTGAATCCGGAGCCAGAGGAGTCGGACGTGGTGGGGATGGGGCAGGGAGCAGCGGATAGCGCGGTGGCCGCGATGCGCACGCACATTGCCGGACGCGACGTCACGCCGGCCACCAGCGTGAGCGCGTGGCGTACGCTGGTGTTCGATCGTGCGGCCGGACATGGGCTGCTCTTGCCGCTGGTGGCGTTGGCACTCGCCGCGTTGTTGGCCGAAGCCTGGTTGGCGAGACACTGA
- a CDS encoding peptidylprolyl isomerase gives MMPRLLSLLTGAAIIAAPLSVTLAQDAPKPAPKAATADTVQPKGLPVDGIAAVVGDQVVLVSEVLAAVNSARSAGAKVASAQDLVKLEQEILQQLVEAELLVQKAKELKVEANEAELQRSIDDNEKQIRSQFKTEAEFKAALKEAGFGTVDEWRKLQNDQLKRRNLQQEVVSKLKRDGKMTAINVTEAEINEAFESNRTKLPRKEARIGLRQVVLATKPSEESKKKARAKIDSLRADLDKHPEDFENIAKKESMDGTKELGGDLGWNRRGRMVPEFDRMMFALNPGIISPVIETSFGYHIIRVDRVQPAEVKARHILIRPKLDTADERRAKALADSIATVWRAGGSFDSLSVKFHDSAGDEDKTIPEYPRSQLPEPYRNALEGKKLGDIIDPFPMPDPSAGVNKYIIAQVTFLDDAGEYTLKEVRERLRSQLSEERSMRRLIDTLKKQTYVSVRYDPSKQTVTP, from the coding sequence ATGATGCCCAGACTGCTTTCTCTGCTGACCGGCGCCGCGATCATCGCGGCGCCGTTGTCGGTTACGCTGGCGCAGGACGCGCCGAAGCCTGCGCCGAAGGCGGCCACCGCCGATACGGTGCAACCCAAAGGCTTGCCCGTCGACGGCATTGCTGCCGTGGTGGGCGATCAGGTCGTGCTGGTGTCCGAGGTGCTGGCGGCTGTGAACTCCGCCCGCTCGGCGGGAGCCAAGGTTGCGTCGGCGCAGGATCTCGTGAAGCTCGAGCAGGAAATCCTTCAACAGCTGGTGGAAGCCGAGCTTCTGGTCCAGAAGGCGAAGGAGCTCAAGGTCGAGGCCAACGAGGCCGAGCTTCAGCGCTCCATCGATGACAACGAGAAGCAGATCCGTTCGCAGTTCAAGACGGAAGCCGAGTTCAAGGCGGCGCTCAAGGAAGCGGGCTTCGGGACGGTCGACGAGTGGCGCAAGCTACAGAACGATCAGCTCAAGCGTCGTAACCTGCAGCAGGAAGTGGTCAGCAAGTTGAAGCGCGACGGCAAGATGACGGCGATCAACGTGACGGAAGCCGAGATCAACGAGGCGTTCGAGTCGAATCGCACCAAGCTGCCGCGTAAGGAAGCGCGCATCGGCCTGCGTCAGGTTGTGCTGGCCACCAAGCCGTCGGAAGAATCCAAGAAGAAGGCGCGCGCCAAGATCGATTCGCTGCGCGCCGATCTCGACAAGCACCCCGAAGACTTCGAGAACATCGCCAAGAAAGAGTCGATGGATGGCACGAAGGAGCTCGGTGGAGATCTCGGCTGGAATCGTCGCGGCCGCATGGTGCCCGAGTTCGATCGCATGATGTTCGCGCTCAATCCCGGCATCATCAGCCCGGTAATCGAAACGTCGTTCGGATATCACATCATTCGCGTGGATCGCGTGCAGCCGGCCGAAGTGAAGGCGCGCCACATCCTGATCCGTCCAAAGCTTGATACGGCCGATGAGCGGCGCGCCAAGGCGCTGGCCGACAGCATTGCCACCGTGTGGCGTGCTGGGGGCAGCTTTGATTCACTCAGCGTGAAGTTTCACGATTCGGCCGGCGATGAAGACAAGACCATTCCGGAGTATCCGCGCAGCCAGCTGCCGGAGCCGTATCGCAATGCGCTCGAAGGGAAGAAGTTGGGTGATATCATCGACCCGTTCCCGATGCCCGATCCGTCGGCCGGCGTGAACAAGTACATCATCGCGCAGGTTACGTTTCTCGACGACGCTGGCGAGTACACGCTCAAGGAAGTGCGTGAGCGGTTGCGGTCGCAGTTGTCCGAAGAGCGCAGCATGCGTCGCCTCATCGACACGCTGAAGAAGCAGACGTATGTGTCCGTGCGCTACGATCCGTCGAAGCAGACGGTGACGCCGTAA
- the mfd gene encoding transcription-repair coupling factor, whose amino-acid sequence MGLPRLLDAVEALPAFARVHKAIPGPGQSLRVGGLAGSADAVFVAALARALPQRLVVVITDQVGDAERWLADLQSLVDDIPVALYPPREGFGEVEPHAEVAGERVETLEKLGRSGVRLLLTTARAVLEQTALPRALAGARLELRKGDVRRLEDLTAHLESIGFERVPMVEDVAQFSVRGGIIDIYSFGMAEPVRLEFWGDDIVELRHFDLNTQRSTRDAELALILPVDGRVREEDGDAERVSLPSLWPPDAVVIMPAGASILPELVRTWEEAAHHLELARRRGEEWVRRERLFVPPPEMASTLARFGTIRIAPPPQRAVSASSADMQPQGPEPDVVFATRPPESISRDLRVLRKLQRDGLPTVILCDNAGQVERLDELLGEDGPLSAALAIGVLGGGFIIPNVVRVLTDHEIFRRDRRLRRTRKYTTGAPLDTIGALKPGDYVVHLEHGIGIYRGIEKIFVRESTIEAAVIEYEGGDRLNVPLYRIDQIERYRSASDVSEDAPAPRLHKLGGNRWKQQREKTRMAILEMTQELLDLYARRKVATRPTHGVDTAWQRQLESSFLFEDTPDQRKATEDVKRDLESDRPMDRLLVGDVGYGKTEIAIRAAFKSVQGGRQVAVLVPTTILAEQHARSFGDRLADFPVTVEVMSRFQTAKEQAVVVEKLKKKQIDIVIGTHRLLSPDVEFADLGLIIVDEEHRFGVKHKERLKQLKLQTDVLTLTATPIPRTLHQSLAGLRDLTLMQTPPRDRSPVLTFVEPFDDALIEEAISRELDRGGQVFFVHNRIETIEAIADHLRRIVPRAKVAVGHGQMKERELEVVMRQFVDHEVDILVSTLIVESGLDVPNANTMFVNRADHLGLAQLYQLRGRVGRSHRRAYCYLLVPDRVDEDAERRLAVLEHHTELGAGYRIALKDLELRGAGNLLGSEQSGFVHSVGFDLYLRLLDETVRQLSETGGQKAWIPADVSLDFPSFLPDDYITSQEAKLDVYRRLTALREPKDIEALQSEVRDRFGPMPTAAHALFASAMLRVLGAALGVEGVLVRASEARVSFRADAVPRLKGLSAAFHGVQFQVDVRRTQPLALKLTRLGGAEMLEGLVRALRALAP is encoded by the coding sequence ATGGGCCTTCCCAGACTGCTCGATGCGGTCGAGGCGTTGCCGGCGTTCGCGCGAGTACACAAGGCGATTCCGGGGCCCGGTCAGAGTCTCCGTGTCGGTGGACTGGCCGGGTCGGCCGACGCGGTGTTCGTGGCCGCCCTCGCCCGCGCACTGCCACAACGATTGGTCGTGGTCATCACCGACCAGGTGGGCGACGCCGAACGCTGGTTGGCCGACCTCCAGTCGCTCGTGGACGACATCCCGGTCGCGCTCTACCCGCCGCGCGAAGGCTTCGGCGAAGTCGAGCCGCACGCGGAAGTAGCCGGCGAACGCGTGGAGACGCTCGAGAAGCTCGGACGCAGCGGTGTGCGCCTGTTGCTCACCACCGCGCGTGCCGTCCTCGAACAGACCGCGTTGCCACGGGCCCTCGCCGGCGCGCGACTCGAACTGCGCAAGGGCGATGTGCGTCGCCTGGAGGATCTCACGGCGCATCTCGAATCCATCGGTTTTGAACGCGTGCCGATGGTGGAAGACGTCGCGCAGTTCTCCGTGCGTGGCGGCATCATCGACATCTACTCGTTCGGCATGGCCGAGCCGGTGCGCCTCGAGTTCTGGGGCGATGACATCGTCGAGCTGCGACACTTCGATCTCAACACGCAGCGCAGCACGCGTGATGCCGAGCTCGCGCTGATTCTGCCGGTTGACGGTCGGGTGCGCGAAGAAGACGGCGACGCCGAGCGCGTATCGCTGCCGTCGCTCTGGCCGCCCGATGCCGTCGTCATCATGCCCGCCGGCGCGTCGATATTGCCCGAGCTGGTGCGCACGTGGGAGGAAGCCGCACACCATCTCGAGCTGGCGCGTCGTCGGGGCGAAGAATGGGTGCGTCGCGAACGGCTGTTCGTGCCGCCGCCGGAGATGGCGAGTACGCTCGCGCGTTTCGGCACCATTCGCATCGCACCGCCGCCGCAGCGGGCGGTCAGTGCCTCATCGGCCGACATGCAGCCGCAGGGGCCTGAACCCGATGTGGTGTTCGCCACGCGTCCGCCGGAATCGATCTCGCGCGATCTGCGCGTGCTGCGCAAGCTGCAGCGCGACGGTTTGCCTACGGTCATTCTGTGCGACAACGCTGGCCAGGTAGAGCGGCTCGACGAACTGCTCGGCGAAGACGGCCCGCTGTCGGCGGCGCTCGCCATCGGTGTGCTCGGCGGCGGGTTCATTATCCCGAACGTCGTGCGCGTGCTCACCGATCACGAGATTTTCCGTCGTGATCGCCGGCTGCGTCGTACGCGCAAGTACACCACCGGTGCACCGCTCGATACCATCGGCGCGCTCAAGCCGGGTGATTACGTCGTGCATCTGGAGCACGGCATCGGCATCTATCGCGGCATCGAGAAGATTTTCGTGCGCGAAAGCACGATCGAAGCCGCGGTCATCGAGTACGAGGGCGGCGATCGCCTGAACGTGCCGCTGTATCGCATCGATCAGATCGAGCGATACCGCAGCGCCAGCGATGTGTCGGAAGACGCGCCCGCCCCGCGGTTGCACAAGCTGGGCGGCAATCGCTGGAAGCAGCAGCGCGAAAAGACGCGCATGGCGATTCTCGAGATGACGCAGGAACTGCTTGATCTGTACGCCCGTCGCAAGGTGGCAACGCGTCCCACGCATGGCGTGGATACGGCGTGGCAGCGCCAGCTCGAGAGCTCGTTCCTGTTCGAAGACACGCCCGACCAGCGCAAAGCCACCGAAGATGTGAAGCGCGACCTCGAGAGCGATCGCCCGATGGATCGCCTGCTCGTGGGCGACGTGGGTTACGGCAAAACCGAGATCGCCATTCGCGCCGCCTTCAAGTCGGTGCAGGGTGGTCGTCAGGTGGCCGTGCTGGTACCGACCACCATTCTGGCCGAGCAGCACGCGAGAAGCTTCGGCGACCGCTTGGCCGACTTCCCAGTGACGGTGGAAGTCATGAGTCGCTTTCAGACGGCCAAGGAACAGGCCGTCGTCGTGGAGAAGCTCAAGAAGAAGCAGATCGACATCGTGATCGGTACGCACCGGTTGCTCAGCCCCGATGTCGAGTTCGCCGATCTCGGCCTCATCATCGTCGATGAAGAGCATCGCTTTGGTGTGAAGCACAAGGAACGGCTCAAGCAGCTCAAGCTGCAAACCGACGTGCTCACGCTCACGGCGACGCCAATACCGCGCACGCTGCATCAGAGCTTGGCGGGCTTACGCGATCTCACGCTGATGCAGACGCCGCCGCGCGATCGCTCGCCGGTGCTCACGTTCGTGGAGCCCTTCGACGACGCCCTCATCGAGGAAGCGATCTCGCGCGAGCTCGACCGCGGCGGTCAGGTGTTCTTCGTGCACAATCGCATCGAGACGATCGAAGCGATCGCCGATCATCTGCGTCGGATCGTGCCGCGCGCCAAGGTGGCGGTGGGGCACGGGCAGATGAAAGAGCGCGAGCTCGAAGTGGTGATGCGCCAGTTCGTGGATCACGAGGTGGACATCCTGGTGTCCACGCTGATCGTAGAGAGCGGGCTCGACGTGCCGAATGCGAACACGATGTTCGTGAACCGTGCCGACCATTTGGGGCTGGCACAGCTCTATCAGCTGCGCGGTCGCGTGGGACGGTCGCACCGCCGAGCCTACTGCTATCTGCTGGTGCCCGATCGCGTTGACGAGGACGCCGAGCGCCGCTTGGCCGTACTCGAGCACCATACCGAGCTTGGTGCCGGCTACCGAATCGCGCTCAAGGACCTCGAACTGCGTGGTGCGGGTAACCTGCTCGGGTCGGAGCAGTCGGGCTTTGTGCACTCCGTGGGCTTCGATCTGTACCTGCGTTTGCTCGACGAGACCGTGCGTCAGCTGTCGGAAACCGGGGGCCAGAAGGCCTGGATCCCGGCCGACGTGTCGCTCGACTTCCCGAGTTTCCTGCCCGACGACTACATCACGTCGCAGGAAGCGAAGCTCGACGTGTACCGCCGGCTCACGGCGTTACGCGAGCCCAAGGACATCGAGGCCCTCCAAAGTGAGGTGCGCGACCGGTTCGGTCCGATGCCAACGGCGGCCCACGCCCTTTTCGCCAGTGCCATGCTCCGGGTGCTCGGGGCGGCCCTCGGCGTGGAGGGGGTGCTTGTGCGGGCATCTGAAGCCCGTGTTAGTTTCAGGGCTGACGCAGTTCCTCGCCTGAAGGGTCTGTCAGCGGCATTCCACGGTGTCCAGTTCCAAGTGGACGTTCGACGAACCCAGCCGCTGGCGCTCAAGTTGACCCGGTTAGGCGGGGCGGAAATGCTCGAGGGCCTGGTGCGCGCGCTGCGTGCCCTCGCTCCCTGA
- a CDS encoding DUF58 domain-containing protein — protein sequence MSQPRADQLDPTVLAALGHLELVARWVVDGFVTGMHRSPRKGFSVEFAEHRPYMPGDDLRYLDWRIAGRADRWVVKQFEEETNARAMLVLDVSASMQWTSDPARLTKLAYAERLAAAVALLLLRQRDAVGLVRFDATLRHVVPPRSQRTQWRRLMAAFSEPGGGNSSDVAGALLQAGRLVRRPGFVVLLSDLLADPEPVADAARTLRARGHEVLVLHVMDPAERDFPDSGEARYRDPESKIEVPASPSDVRTTYQATVQEALAEWRAALGRAGARYAVAMTDEPFGRPLRHLVGVNGRGAMI from the coding sequence ATGTCCCAGCCACGCGCCGATCAACTCGACCCCACAGTCCTGGCGGCCCTCGGCCATCTGGAACTCGTCGCCCGCTGGGTCGTCGACGGCTTCGTGACGGGCATGCATCGATCGCCTCGCAAGGGTTTCAGTGTCGAGTTCGCCGAGCATCGCCCGTATATGCCGGGCGACGACCTGCGCTATCTCGATTGGCGAATCGCCGGCCGCGCCGATCGCTGGGTGGTCAAGCAGTTCGAGGAAGAGACCAACGCCCGAGCCATGCTCGTACTCGACGTGAGCGCGTCGATGCAGTGGACCAGCGACCCGGCCCGGCTCACCAAGCTCGCGTACGCTGAACGGCTCGCCGCTGCGGTGGCGTTGTTGCTCTTACGGCAACGTGATGCCGTGGGGCTGGTGCGTTTTGATGCGACGCTGCGCCATGTGGTGCCACCGCGCTCGCAGCGCACCCAGTGGCGCCGGCTCATGGCGGCCTTCTCCGAACCGGGCGGCGGCAACAGCTCCGACGTGGCGGGGGCGCTGCTGCAGGCCGGCCGATTGGTGCGTCGCCCCGGATTCGTGGTGCTGTTGTCCGACCTGCTCGCCGATCCCGAGCCGGTGGCTGATGCGGCGCGCACATTACGGGCGCGCGGGCACGAAGTGCTGGTGCTGCACGTGATGGACCCGGCCGAACGCGACTTCCCCGATTCCGGCGAGGCGCGCTATCGCGATCCGGAATCCAAGATCGAAGTGCCGGCGTCACCCTCTGATGTACGGACCACCTATCAGGCCACGGTGCAGGAGGCGCTCGCCGAATGGCGCGCCGCCTTGGGCCGGGCCGGCGCGCGCTATGCGGTGGCCATGACCGATGAACCGTTCGGCCGACCACTACGCCATCTGGTCGGCGTGAACGGTCGCGGCGCCATGATCTGA